One part of the Arachidicoccus terrestris genome encodes these proteins:
- the eno gene encoding phosphopyruvate hydratase, with protein sequence MSFIADIHARQILDSRGNPTVEVDVLTENGILGRAAVPSGASTGIHEAVELRDGDKSVYLGKGVLKAVDNVNDIIAEQLIGWTVSDQVGIDKKLLEIDGTDNKGKLGANAILAVSLAVAKAAAQESGLPLYRYIGGVNSSVLPVPLMNILNGGVHADNKIDYQEYMIVPHGATSFSEALRWGTEIFHELKSVLKKKGYSTNVGDEGGFAPDIQSNEEAIETVLEAIKSAGYKPGEDVSIALDAASSEMYKDGKYKFYKSTGKELTADEMVAYWVEWVNKYPIVSIEDGMAEEDWDGWKKLTEALGDKIQLVGDDLFVTNSKILKRGIDNSIANSILIKVNQIGTLTETIQAVQMAQNAGYTTVMSHRSGETEDTTIADLAVALNCGQIKTGSASRTDRIAKYNQLIRIEEQLDTDAIFPDLFNK encoded by the coding sequence ATGAGCTTTATAGCCGATATTCATGCAAGACAGATTCTTGATAGCCGGGGAAATCCTACGGTAGAAGTGGATGTATTAACTGAAAATGGTATTTTGGGCCGTGCTGCCGTTCCTTCCGGAGCATCTACAGGGATCCATGAAGCCGTTGAACTGCGTGATGGAGATAAGAGTGTTTATCTGGGTAAGGGGGTCCTGAAGGCCGTTGATAACGTAAATGATATTATCGCTGAACAACTGATTGGCTGGACTGTTTCTGATCAGGTGGGTATTGATAAGAAATTACTGGAGATTGACGGAACAGACAACAAAGGAAAATTAGGTGCAAACGCAATTTTAGCCGTTTCTCTGGCAGTGGCTAAAGCAGCTGCTCAGGAATCAGGCCTGCCTTTGTATCGATATATCGGAGGCGTTAACAGTAGTGTATTGCCGGTTCCATTGATGAATATCCTGAACGGTGGGGTACATGCCGACAATAAAATCGATTATCAGGAATATATGATCGTCCCTCATGGTGCGACTTCTTTCAGTGAGGCACTTCGCTGGGGTACTGAGATTTTCCATGAATTAAAGTCTGTTCTGAAAAAGAAAGGCTATAGTACAAATGTAGGCGATGAAGGTGGATTCGCACCAGATATTCAGAGCAATGAAGAGGCTATTGAAACTGTATTGGAGGCGATCAAATCTGCCGGTTACAAACCCGGCGAAGACGTTTCTATTGCCCTGGATGCGGCTAGCAGCGAAATGTACAAAGATGGTAAATATAAATTCTACAAAAGTACAGGTAAAGAGCTGACTGCTGATGAAATGGTTGCTTATTGGGTGGAATGGGTAAATAAATATCCGATTGTTTCTATTGAAGACGGCATGGCAGAAGAAGATTGGGACGGTTGGAAAAAGTTGACAGAAGCCCTGGGCGATAAAATTCAGCTGGTAGGAGACGATCTGTTTGTTACCAACAGTAAAATCTTAAAACGCGGTATTGATAATAGCATTGCTAATAGCATCCTTATCAAAGTCAATCAGATCGGAACTTTGACTGAGACCATTCAGGCTGTACAGATGGCACAGAATGCCGGTTACACGACTGTCATGAGCCATCGAAGCGGCGAAACAGAAGATACAACAATTGCAGACCTGGCGGTTGCATTGAACTGCGGACAAATCAAAACCGGATCTGCCAGTCGTACGGACCGTATTGCTAAATACAACCAATTGATCCGCATTGAGGAACAATTGGATACAGATGCTATATTCCCGGACTTGTTTAATAAATAG
- a CDS encoding DUF5606 family protein: MEYNKIISVTGLGGLFELIGSKADGAIVRSLEDKTTKFASSRSHHFSHLESIEVYTVRENVNLVEVFKAMKNAGRPIPDYKDIAAVKAYFTEVYPDIDFERVYTSDMKKMVRWYNILTDNGINLEDSEENVAVSETAPDDIAEQPAEDKKAKVPKKAATKKAKAAVEGKDEKATSAKPKKKAAPKKKDKEEK, translated from the coding sequence ATGGAATACAACAAAATTATCTCTGTCACCGGATTAGGCGGTCTTTTTGAATTGATCGGCAGTAAGGCTGATGGTGCCATCGTTCGTTCGCTGGAGGATAAAACCACTAAGTTTGCCTCTTCCAGGAGTCATCATTTTTCCCATTTGGAAAGCATTGAAGTATATACCGTCCGCGAAAACGTTAATCTGGTGGAAGTGTTCAAAGCGATGAAGAATGCTGGCAGGCCTATTCCGGATTATAAAGATATTGCCGCAGTAAAAGCTTATTTTACCGAAGTTTATCCAGATATAGATTTTGAAAGAGTCTATACCAGTGATATGAAAAAAATGGTCCGTTGGTACAACATTCTAACCGATAATGGCATCAATCTGGAAGATTCAGAAGAAAATGTTGCAGTATCGGAAACTGCTCCTGATGACATAGCAGAACAACCTGCTGAAGACAAAAAAGCAAAAGTACCCAAAAAGGCGGCTACTAAAAAAGCGAAGGCAGCTGTGGAAGGAAAGGACGAAAAAGCAACTTCGGCCAAACCTAAAAAGAAAGCGGCTCCTAAGAAAAAAGATAAGGAAGAAAAATAG
- a CDS encoding M3 family oligoendopeptidase, translating into MANVIPTADIQKLSRNFVPTDFAISTWASLEPYYQDLAERPINSKNDLEKWLKDVSELEAVVSEDACWRQIKMTCDTNNKALEDAFTYFCMEIQPKLQPYADLLNKKLVQSAYVDQLDQQLYHTYLRSVRRSIELFRQENIPIQAELSVLQQQYGTIAGKMTVEVNGKEYTLQQAAKFLENPDRMLRKDVYLKVQNRRLQDKDAFNKLFTELVQKRQQIAENAGFENYRDYKFAELGRFDYTKEDCFQFHEAVKLHVLPLVDQINSYKKQKLSLEELRPWDLEAEPAGTQPLHPFTSGKELLSKTEACFEALNPFFSACLRKMDELKHFDLESRKGKAPGGYNCPLSESGAPFIFMNAAGQMSDVTTMVHEGGHAIHSFLAHPLELSAFKEYPMEIAEVASMSMELFTMDHWDVYFKDTEELRRAKIHQLERVITIFPWIAIIDKFQHWVYENPRHTEKEREANWLRILNEFSSPVVDQEGLEKFRACSWQRQLHLFEVPFYYIEYGIAQLGAIGMWMQYQQHPKQALNNYIKALSLGGTRTLPELFESAGLKFDLSPAHIKKLMDFVHGQMQELVD; encoded by the coding sequence ATGGCAAATGTGATTCCGACTGCCGATATCCAGAAACTGTCCAGAAATTTTGTCCCAACGGATTTTGCGATTAGCACCTGGGCGTCTCTGGAGCCTTATTACCAGGATCTGGCTGAGCGTCCCATTAACAGTAAAAACGATCTGGAAAAATGGTTAAAAGATGTAAGTGAACTTGAAGCCGTGGTCAGCGAGGACGCCTGCTGGCGTCAGATTAAAATGACTTGTGATACAAATAATAAAGCACTGGAAGACGCCTTTACATACTTCTGTATGGAAATACAGCCTAAGCTCCAGCCTTATGCAGACCTGCTCAACAAAAAGCTGGTGCAATCTGCCTATGTTGACCAGCTGGATCAACAGCTTTATCATACCTATCTCAGAAGTGTACGCAGAAGTATTGAGCTATTCCGCCAGGAGAATATTCCTATCCAGGCAGAATTAAGTGTTTTGCAGCAACAATACGGCACCATCGCCGGCAAAATGACCGTTGAAGTGAATGGTAAAGAGTATACGCTACAGCAAGCGGCTAAATTCCTGGAAAATCCGGATAGAATGCTCAGAAAAGATGTTTATTTGAAAGTCCAGAACAGAAGATTACAGGATAAAGATGCTTTCAACAAACTATTTACCGAGCTCGTCCAAAAAAGACAACAGATCGCCGAAAATGCCGGGTTTGAAAACTATCGCGATTATAAATTTGCAGAATTAGGCCGTTTTGATTATACAAAAGAAGACTGCTTTCAGTTCCATGAAGCTGTAAAATTACATGTATTGCCACTCGTGGATCAGATCAATAGCTATAAAAAACAGAAATTAAGCCTGGAAGAACTCAGGCCCTGGGACCTGGAAGCCGAACCTGCCGGCACGCAACCGCTACATCCTTTTACCTCAGGCAAAGAACTGCTATCCAAAACAGAAGCCTGTTTTGAAGCATTGAACCCGTTTTTTTCCGCCTGCCTCCGAAAAATGGATGAACTAAAACATTTTGACCTGGAAAGCAGAAAAGGAAAAGCCCCCGGTGGATACAACTGCCCCTTGTCGGAAAGTGGCGCTCCGTTTATATTTATGAATGCCGCAGGTCAGATGAGTGATGTGACCACTATGGTACATGAGGGTGGCCACGCCATCCATTCTTTTCTGGCACATCCTCTTGAGTTGAGCGCTTTTAAAGAATATCCCATGGAAATAGCAGAAGTAGCTTCCATGTCCATGGAGCTATTCACTATGGACCACTGGGATGTATATTTTAAAGATACAGAGGAGTTGCGCAGGGCAAAAATCCACCAACTTGAAAGAGTCATTACCATATTTCCATGGATTGCCATTATTGACAAGTTCCAGCATTGGGTGTATGAAAACCCCAGGCACACCGAAAAAGAAAGAGAAGCAAACTGGCTGCGTATACTCAATGAGTTCTCCTCCCCTGTTGTTGATCAGGAAGGATTGGAAAAGTTCCGTGCTTGTAGCTGGCAACGTCAGTTACACCTTTTCGAGGTGCCGTTCTATTATATTGAATATGGCATTGCTCAATTAGGTGCCATTGGCATGTGGATGCAATATCAGCAGCACCCAAAACAAGCCCTGAACAATTATATAAAAGCATTAAGCCTGGGAGGCACCAGAACACTTCCGGAGCTTTTTGAATCAGCAGGTCTTAAATTTGACCTTTCTCCTGCCCACATAAAAAAACTGATGGATTTTGTGCATGGACAGATGCAGGAGTTGGTCGATTAA
- the ligA gene encoding NAD-dependent DNA ligase LigA: protein MYSPEQVKILQSDTSVLLKDTAAIDQGQLEILRRVLRFHEYRYYVEDDPLVSDMEYDRLFKKLEAFEAKHPELITADSPTQRVGANLTGQFATIRHQVPMLSLENSYNADDLSDWDKKVREAAGEKKIRYSVEPKFDGASISLLYEDDRLVRAVTRGDGIEGEDVTANIRQIRSIPLNAPFALYGIQQIEIRGEVMMSKASFQKFNDKQAEAGLPILANPRNAASGSLRLKDPSAVRNRGLDAYLYHISDIVLAPGKRPSELLETHSGNLALLWQCGLRSPTKESELFNSIASVVAHVGDFEAMRDTLPYEIDGMVIKVDDIALQEQLGMTSHHPRWAMAYKFKARQATSIIQSVEFQVGRTGAITPVAKIEPVFLAGVTIGSISLFNEDIIREKDLCIGDSVLVERAGDVIPNIVKPLKELRQGNEIPIIFPANCPVCKAALHKPEGESVWRCINPNCEAQVVEKMIHFVSKDAMDIRSFGESNVRKFYSLGLLPDIPGIYKLDMTQIGKLEGFGQKSIDNLTSAIEKSKTQPLHRLIFGLGIRYVGETTAKILAKKISNLWELKDFSEEQLMELEDIGPKVAGSIYEFFQAPQSKELLNELEILGLNFKGQKTALTSAGTQPFEGLTFLFTGTLEHLKRSDAEAVVEAKGGKILSGVSAKLNYLVAGAAAGSKLDKAKRLNTVNIITEQEFVDMVANNEKGRGKK, encoded by the coding sequence ATGTACAGTCCAGAACAGGTCAAAATATTACAGTCCGATACATCGGTATTATTAAAGGATACTGCAGCCATTGATCAAGGGCAGCTGGAAATACTCAGACGAGTGCTTAGGTTTCATGAATACAGATATTATGTAGAAGATGATCCATTGGTCTCTGACATGGAATATGACCGTTTATTCAAAAAATTAGAAGCATTCGAAGCAAAGCACCCGGAGTTGATTACAGCCGATTCTCCAACGCAAAGAGTAGGCGCTAATTTGACCGGTCAATTTGCAACGATCCGTCATCAGGTGCCGATGCTTTCTCTCGAGAACTCTTATAACGCCGACGACTTGAGTGACTGGGACAAAAAGGTCAGAGAGGCCGCTGGCGAAAAGAAAATACGTTATTCGGTTGAGCCTAAATTTGATGGCGCCAGCATTTCTCTGCTATACGAAGACGACCGGTTAGTACGGGCTGTAACCAGGGGAGACGGTATTGAAGGCGAGGATGTTACTGCTAACATCAGACAAATCCGTTCTATTCCGCTCAATGCCCCTTTTGCATTGTATGGTATTCAACAAATAGAAATAAGAGGTGAGGTAATGATGTCTAAAGCCTCTTTTCAGAAATTCAATGATAAGCAGGCAGAGGCTGGCTTGCCGATCCTCGCCAACCCCCGTAATGCTGCCAGTGGCAGTTTACGCCTCAAAGATCCGTCTGCCGTAAGAAACAGGGGGCTGGATGCATACTTATATCATATCAGCGACATAGTCTTAGCCCCTGGCAAAAGGCCTAGTGAACTTCTGGAAACGCATAGCGGTAATCTGGCCTTACTTTGGCAATGTGGTCTTCGTTCCCCAACAAAAGAAAGTGAACTTTTCAACAGTATAGCGTCGGTTGTGGCACATGTAGGAGATTTTGAAGCCATGCGAGACACATTGCCTTATGAAATTGATGGAATGGTGATTAAAGTGGATGATATCGCTCTGCAGGAACAGCTGGGCATGACTTCACATCATCCCAGATGGGCAATGGCTTATAAATTTAAGGCCAGACAGGCCACTTCAATCATTCAGTCTGTGGAGTTTCAAGTGGGACGAACGGGAGCAATCACCCCTGTCGCTAAAATTGAACCTGTTTTCCTGGCAGGTGTGACGATTGGTTCCATCTCATTATTCAATGAAGATATTATCCGGGAAAAAGATTTATGTATTGGAGATAGTGTTCTGGTGGAAAGAGCAGGAGATGTCATACCTAATATTGTTAAACCACTTAAAGAGCTAAGACAGGGTAATGAGATACCTATTATCTTTCCTGCCAATTGTCCGGTATGTAAAGCTGCACTGCATAAACCGGAGGGAGAAAGTGTCTGGCGCTGTATTAACCCGAATTGCGAAGCGCAGGTCGTGGAAAAGATGATTCATTTTGTCAGCAAAGATGCCATGGACATCCGGTCCTTTGGAGAATCCAACGTGCGTAAATTTTATTCACTGGGTTTGCTACCCGATATTCCGGGCATCTACAAGTTGGATATGACACAAATCGGAAAACTAGAGGGTTTTGGGCAAAAATCCATCGATAACCTGACTTCCGCTATTGAAAAAAGTAAAACGCAACCGTTACACCGGCTTATTTTTGGGTTGGGTATCCGCTATGTAGGAGAAACGACTGCCAAGATATTAGCCAAAAAAATCAGTAACCTTTGGGAACTTAAAGACTTTTCTGAAGAGCAGTTAATGGAACTTGAAGATATCGGTCCAAAGGTAGCAGGAAGTATCTATGAATTCTTCCAGGCGCCACAGAGTAAAGAGCTCCTAAATGAACTTGAAATACTCGGCCTTAATTTTAAGGGGCAAAAAACCGCACTGACTTCTGCAGGAACACAGCCCTTTGAAGGCCTTACTTTTTTATTTACCGGAACATTGGAACATTTAAAAAGAAGTGATGCAGAGGCAGTTGTTGAGGCAAAAGGAGGTAAGATACTAAGCGGCGTGTCGGCTAAACTGAACTACCTTGTGGCGGGCGCCGCAGCTGGCAGTAAATTAGATAAGGCCAAGAGGCTCAATACTGTCAATATTATTACTGAGCAGGAATTTGTTGATATGGTGGCAAATAATGAAAAGGGGCGTGGGAAAAAATAA
- a CDS encoding NAD(P)-dependent alcohol dehydrogenase, which translates to MIPVKGYAAHNQQDPLIPWDFERRAVGPDDVEIDILYCGICHSDIHQVRSEWRPGIYPMVPGHEIVGRVVTAGENAGKFKAGDLVGIGCMVDSCHECPSCKSGHEQFCEKGQTVWTYNSVERDRKTPTYGGYSNKIVCNKDFVLSVPKSLNLKGVAPLLCAGITTYSPIKKWGIGKGHKVGVLGLGGLGHMAVKFAVALGAEVTLLSRSENKKQDAHRLGAHKFCNTQDNEQVKPLKRYFDFIIDTVSAPHDYDWYMSLLKDNGVHICVGLPPGGLKLSGLSLNRAITGSSIGGIPETQEMLDFCAEHQITSDVEVIDISYVNQAYERVLKSDVRYRFVIDMATI; encoded by the coding sequence ATGATACCTGTTAAAGGATACGCCGCCCATAATCAACAAGACCCGCTTATTCCCTGGGACTTTGAGCGCAGAGCAGTTGGTCCGGACGACGTCGAAATTGATATTCTGTATTGTGGCATTTGTCATTCAGATATTCATCAGGTCAGAAGTGAATGGCGCCCGGGTATCTACCCGATGGTTCCGGGCCATGAGATTGTTGGACGCGTGGTTACTGCCGGTGAAAATGCCGGTAAATTCAAGGCAGGCGACCTTGTGGGGATTGGCTGTATGGTAGATAGCTGCCATGAGTGTCCCAGCTGCAAAAGCGGGCATGAACAGTTTTGTGAGAAAGGCCAGACTGTCTGGACCTATAACTCTGTGGAAAGGGATAGGAAAACGCCGACCTATGGTGGTTATTCTAATAAGATTGTCTGTAATAAGGATTTTGTATTGAGCGTACCAAAGAGCCTGAATCTGAAAGGTGTGGCTCCTTTACTTTGTGCAGGTATCACCACTTACTCGCCAATTAAAAAATGGGGTATCGGCAAAGGGCACAAAGTCGGCGTATTGGGGCTGGGTGGCCTGGGTCACATGGCTGTAAAATTTGCAGTAGCACTGGGCGCGGAAGTAACGCTGCTGAGCCGGTCAGAGAATAAAAAACAGGATGCACACAGATTGGGCGCCCATAAATTTTGTAACACCCAAGATAATGAACAGGTTAAACCACTCAAACGGTATTTTGATTTTATCATTGATACAGTTTCAGCGCCGCATGATTACGACTGGTATATGTCTTTATTAAAAGATAACGGCGTACATATCTGTGTCGGGCTTCCTCCAGGGGGACTAAAATTAAGCGGGTTATCTTTGAATAGAGCCATTACCGGTTCTTCTATCGGAGGCATACCCGAGACCCAGGAAATGCTGGATTTTTGCGCCGAGCACCAGATCACTTCTGATGTTGAAGTCATCGACATCAGTTATGTCAACCAGGCCTACGAAAGAGTTTTAAAGAGCGACGTACGCTATAGATTCGTTATTGATATGGCAACGATATAA
- a CDS encoding NAD-dependent epimerase/dehydratase family protein: protein MGKRMPIKVIITGATGMVGEGVLNACLKSAEVESVLVVTRRATGVRHPKLKELIHHNFFDFSPIASELDGYDACYFCLGVTSLRKTEKAYFKLTHTLTLQFAKTLCLVNQNMTFCYVSGKGTDNTETGRIMWARVKGKTENDLNRLPFAKVFSFRPGFIKPTAGNQHTQPFYKYVTWLFPLGRKFFPGSFCKLEELSQAMLSTASNPEKRGIYEVGDIQKSAMETIT, encoded by the coding sequence ATGGGAAAACGTATGCCTATTAAGGTCATTATAACAGGTGCTACCGGTATGGTAGGTGAAGGCGTACTGAATGCCTGTCTGAAAAGTGCGGAGGTGGAATCAGTATTGGTCGTTACCAGGAGGGCCACCGGTGTTAGGCATCCCAAACTAAAGGAATTGATTCATCACAATTTTTTTGATTTTTCGCCCATTGCTTCAGAACTGGACGGGTATGATGCCTGTTACTTCTGTTTAGGTGTAACCTCGCTGCGCAAAACGGAAAAGGCCTACTTCAAATTGACACATACACTCACTTTACAGTTTGCTAAAACGCTGTGTCTGGTGAATCAGAATATGACTTTTTGTTACGTGTCGGGAAAGGGAACAGACAATACAGAAACAGGGCGGATCATGTGGGCCAGGGTCAAAGGGAAAACGGAAAATGATCTCAACCGGTTGCCTTTTGCGAAAGTTTTTTCTTTTCGACCGGGTTTTATAAAGCCAACTGCAGGTAATCAGCATACACAACCGTTCTACAAGTATGTGACCTGGTTATTTCCTTTAGGCAGAAAGTTTTTCCCCGGGTCTTTTTGTAAACTGGAGGAGTTGAGTCAGGCAATGCTCAGTACAGCTTCCAACCCTGAAAAAAGAGGTATTTATGAAGTTGGGGATATACAAAAAAGCGCGATGGAAACCATTACCTGA
- a CDS encoding DUF5074 domain-containing protein, with translation MRTKFTSAWLLKWSPRLSVFMLAIFIIVSCSKDDKTITAPAGPYSNGFFILNEGWFGHDASSVSFYAYGADTLQQKAFAKENNGNFPVTTSTTLEDGLIIGDRLYLIATAGGSVIVADPATLKQVGQLSLDGADFRSMAAIDANTAVISSGNNIYTVDLASLTIHAEPVFTGNNIKKLYVSGDYLIASNDKGVDIIEMSDWKSIVHYNGPTEGYVKTPDGMIYGAGGNILVSIDATTQDTTQITLEQPIWSNDFAYNAPSLVSSSKENAVFYIAKPNEGFAGTSIYKYVKGSPHSLNTPFVTLPTGETFYGAGLFYDKKSDQIVTCSITGYTQTDKNFLRFYNASTGELVKTIEYGHVYFPSNVVFYN, from the coding sequence ATGCGAACAAAATTTACTTCAGCCTGGCTATTAAAGTGGAGCCCGAGATTATCCGTATTCATGTTGGCTATTTTTATAATTGTTTCATGTAGTAAAGATGATAAAACAATAACGGCTCCCGCAGGCCCTTATTCCAATGGGTTTTTTATCCTTAATGAAGGGTGGTTTGGTCATGACGCAAGCAGTGTGAGCTTTTATGCCTATGGTGCTGATACACTTCAACAGAAGGCCTTCGCTAAAGAAAATAATGGCAACTTCCCTGTGACAACATCGACTACACTCGAAGATGGACTGATCATTGGTGACAGATTGTATCTAATCGCCACGGCCGGGGGTTCGGTGATCGTTGCTGATCCAGCCACACTCAAACAGGTTGGGCAGCTCAGTTTGGACGGTGCTGATTTTAGGTCTATGGCTGCAATTGATGCTAATACTGCCGTAATCAGCAGCGGCAATAATATCTATACGGTTGATCTGGCGAGTCTGACGATCCATGCAGAACCGGTCTTTACCGGCAATAATATCAAAAAACTGTATGTTAGCGGGGATTATCTGATCGCAAGCAATGACAAAGGGGTCGATATCATTGAGATGAGTGACTGGAAATCGATCGTACATTACAATGGTCCTACTGAAGGTTACGTAAAAACACCCGACGGAATGATATACGGAGCTGGTGGTAATATTCTGGTGAGTATTGATGCAACTACGCAAGATACCACGCAGATCACACTGGAACAACCTATCTGGAGTAATGATTTCGCTTATAATGCGCCAAGCCTTGTGAGTTCTTCAAAAGAAAATGCAGTTTTCTATATTGCAAAGCCGAATGAGGGGTTTGCGGGAACCAGTATCTACAAATATGTAAAAGGCAGCCCGCATTCCCTGAACACTCCATTTGTTACACTACCTACAGGCGAGACTTTTTATGGAGCGGGCCTGTTCTATGACAAGAAAAGTGATCAGATCGTGACTTGCTCAATTACTGGGTATACGCAAACAGATAAGAATTTCCTTCGTTTTTATAATGCCTCTACAGGTGAATTAGTTAAGACGATCGAGTATGGCCATGTTTATTTTCCGTCCAATGTAGTATTTTACAATTAG
- a CDS encoding YncE family protein — MMKQYCTPISILCTVTTLLLFAGCRKEIGVIPPKTTQVMPAGSYGEGTDFYLLNEGNMGSNHCSLDYFNHQQGTYALNIYESVNPAATLGLGDVGNDIQIYGGKLYIVVNGSDKVEVLDKTTAVKLCQISIDNCRHLAFWNKKVLITSYDGFVGVVDTSRLQNGAGTVFLDSQIAVGREPEGLAVAGDQLYVANSGGYSPPLYDNTVSVIDLSSQTVTKHIQLGVNLNDVQKDDYGHIIVSARGDYGATAPSFFILNAVTGAQIKHVEIPIENFTIKDSLMYYFTSSYNLQGQQQAVTYETFNLRTLTSTDNSFLSREASAKIKSPYALAVDPNGDKILISDAGDHTSPGSLYWISTDGAIDWQVQTGEVPGHIAFLQYTN, encoded by the coding sequence ATGATGAAACAATACTGTACCCCAATATCCATTTTATGCACTGTGACCACCCTTCTATTATTTGCAGGATGCCGGAAAGAAATAGGCGTTATTCCTCCCAAAACTACGCAGGTAATGCCAGCGGGTAGTTATGGTGAGGGTACTGACTTCTATTTGCTCAATGAAGGCAATATGGGTAGCAATCATTGCAGCCTGGACTACTTTAATCACCAGCAGGGAACTTATGCGCTCAACATCTATGAGAGCGTCAATCCGGCTGCCACATTAGGTCTGGGAGATGTAGGTAACGATATACAGATTTATGGCGGAAAGCTATACATAGTCGTCAATGGGTCAGATAAAGTAGAGGTGCTGGATAAAACCACTGCAGTGAAGCTCTGCCAGATATCCATTGACAACTGTAGGCATCTCGCTTTCTGGAATAAAAAGGTGCTTATCACTTCGTATGATGGGTTTGTTGGTGTCGTAGATACTTCCAGACTTCAGAATGGCGCTGGTACAGTATTCTTAGACAGCCAGATTGCGGTAGGGCGTGAACCTGAAGGATTGGCTGTTGCAGGAGATCAGTTATATGTGGCTAACAGTGGCGGGTACAGCCCACCCCTTTATGATAATACTGTATCCGTGATTGACCTATCTTCACAAACTGTTACTAAGCATATTCAGTTAGGTGTCAATCTCAATGATGTACAAAAAGATGATTATGGACATATCATCGTCAGCGCCAGGGGGGACTATGGGGCAACCGCTCCCAGCTTTTTTATACTCAATGCGGTGACAGGTGCTCAGATAAAACATGTGGAAATTCCTATAGAGAACTTTACCATTAAAGACAGCCTGATGTATTATTTTACCTCATCATATAATCTTCAGGGGCAGCAGCAGGCAGTTACCTATGAAACCTTTAACCTAAGAACACTCACTTCTACCGACAATAGTTTTCTGTCCAGAGAAGCGTCAGCTAAAATAAAATCACCCTATGCTTTGGCTGTGGATCCGAATGGAGATAAGATACTCATATCTGATGCCGGTGATCACACAAGCCCGGGTTCTTTATATTGGATCAGCACAGATGGCGCTATAGACTGGCAGGTACAGACTGGCGAGGTGCCTGGACACATAGCTTTTTTGCAATACACAAATTAA
- a CDS encoding AI-2E family transporter has protein sequence MEKISTSLIKQIVLLILITFIGIEIIVQLKYFLPGFFGAITLYVLYRNWYYKLIEQKKWKKWAAALLLIMGSIILVVFPIFSVIKVLIPRINQAIEQAPTITGKLTHTIDLLKTHFPSLDISNATILTNFKKLAAYIPQILNATASVVSNLAVAFFIFYFMLMGGRKMEEKLESFLPLSEENKSTLWQETRNMVVSNAIGIPVLALCQALLAILGYWIFGIKEFIFWGLLTGAASIIPVVGTMIVWIPICIITMANGEIGMGLGLTAYCAVVVSNSDNVLRFALMKKFGDVHPLITVFGVILGLQLFGLMGLIFGPLMIAYFLLLCQIYKFEYGAGSKYRSEYKKREALKTGIAAQTGAVPLAEKKEYKDKNESET, from the coding sequence ATGGAAAAAATAAGTACAAGTTTGATCAAACAGATTGTCCTTCTGATCCTGATTACGTTCATCGGCATTGAGATCATTGTGCAACTCAAGTACTTTCTACCCGGTTTTTTTGGCGCCATTACCCTTTATGTGTTATATCGAAACTGGTATTACAAACTTATAGAGCAAAAGAAATGGAAAAAATGGGCAGCTGCATTATTACTGATTATGGGCAGTATCATACTGGTGGTTTTTCCGATCTTTTCCGTGATAAAAGTATTGATTCCCCGAATTAATCAGGCCATAGAACAGGCTCCTACTATAACGGGTAAATTAACCCATACCATCGATCTACTTAAAACCCATTTCCCTTCACTGGATATTTCAAATGCGACAATCCTCACGAACTTCAAGAAATTGGCAGCCTATATCCCGCAAATACTCAATGCGACGGCTTCGGTCGTATCTAATCTGGCAGTCGCGTTCTTTATCTTTTATTTTATGTTAATGGGCGGTAGAAAGATGGAAGAAAAACTGGAATCTTTTCTTCCGCTAAGTGAAGAAAATAAATCCACGTTATGGCAGGAGACCAGAAACATGGTTGTGTCCAACGCGATTGGCATTCCTGTACTGGCCCTCTGTCAGGCATTACTGGCTATTTTAGGATACTGGATTTTCGGGATCAAAGAATTTATATTCTGGGGTCTGCTCACCGGAGCGGCATCCATCATTCCGGTAGTAGGTACCATGATTGTTTGGATACCCATCTGTATTATCACAATGGCCAATGGAGAGATCGGCATGGGATTGGGCTTAACGGCCTATTGCGCCGTCGTGGTTTCCAATAGTGACAATGTGCTCAGATTTGCACTCATGAAAAAGTTTGGAGACGTCCACCCGCTGATCACCGTATTTGGCGTGATCCTGGGTCTCCAGCTGTTTGGGTTAATGGGCTTGATCTTCGGACCGCTGATGATTGCTTATTTTCTGTTGCTATGCCAGATATACAAGTTTGAGTATGGTGCGGGCAGTAAATATAGAAGTGAATATAAGAAACGGGAAGCATTAAAAACAGGCATAGCCGCCCAGACAGGAGCCGTTCCTTTAGCAGAAAAAAAGGAATATAAAGATAAAAACGAAAGCGAGACATAG